Proteins from one Halovivax limisalsi genomic window:
- a CDS encoding cohesin domain-containing protein: MDVVLVVTIALVGIGLIVPAAGAVDVRELSADEPIDGTGDSTENAFSLVAGEQDGDQITVTARTNATDVAGYGAEVTFDPDIVEVESVSGVDMSDPVTNIDNANGSVFFTQSQASGIDSPELAAITFNVLAAGETELAFVERETTMNDGQSPPEPIPFEPVGTTISVEGDGGEEPPENTFSLEAGQQDGDQVTVTARTNATDVAGYGANVTFDPDIVEVASVSGVDMSDPTTNVNNEDGWVFFTQSQASGIDAPELAEITFDVAATGETELSFVGADTTLNDGQSPPEPIPFEPVGTTISVEDEGDDESPTETLSLVAGEQDGERIPVTLETTVANTAGYQANVTFDPGVVEVASVSGVDMADPVTNVDNESGWVSITQSQATGVDAPTLATIAFDVVEAGETDLEFVEADSLVNNESERVPVDYNGTTVSVEEDSDDGGGGPTLPPPTPDPAEFEFEIQKAPVSTLTVGESIEVPVAVTNVGEEAGEYELTLANESAAIVTETVSLDGGASTTVTFEHTFESAGTYALSLNDESLGSIEVTESTDRSDESDDRSDEGDDGASDGDQSDGGDDGADGADATGPDTGSGDSIPGFGVVAGVTAVLAFALVTRRR, encoded by the coding sequence GTGGACGTCGTGCTCGTCGTCACGATCGCGCTGGTCGGCATCGGGTTGATCGTGCCGGCCGCTGGTGCGGTCGACGTGCGCGAACTGTCAGCCGACGAGCCGATCGACGGAACTGGCGATTCGACCGAGAACGCCTTCTCGCTCGTGGCGGGGGAACAGGATGGCGATCAGATTACCGTGACGGCCCGGACGAACGCCACAGACGTGGCGGGCTACGGTGCTGAAGTGACGTTCGATCCGGATATCGTCGAGGTCGAGTCGGTCTCGGGCGTCGATATGAGCGATCCGGTGACGAACATCGACAACGCCAACGGGTCGGTCTTCTTCACGCAGAGTCAAGCGAGCGGGATCGACTCGCCCGAACTCGCAGCGATCACGTTCAATGTCCTTGCGGCAGGCGAGACGGAACTGGCGTTCGTCGAGCGGGAGACGACGATGAACGACGGTCAGTCGCCGCCGGAGCCGATCCCGTTCGAGCCGGTCGGCACGACCATATCCGTCGAGGGCGATGGCGGCGAGGAGCCGCCCGAAAATACGTTCTCGCTCGAGGCTGGCCAGCAAGACGGTGACCAGGTCACGGTCACAGCCCGGACGAACGCCACAGACGTCGCGGGCTACGGGGCGAACGTCACGTTCGATCCGGATATCGTCGAGGTCGCGTCCGTCTCGGGCGTGGACATGAGCGATCCGACGACGAACGTCAACAACGAGGACGGCTGGGTATTCTTCACGCAGAGCCAGGCGAGCGGTATCGACGCGCCCGAACTGGCCGAGATCACGTTCGACGTGGCCGCGACGGGTGAGACGGAGCTGTCGTTCGTCGGGGCGGACACGACGCTGAACGACGGGCAGTCGCCGCCGGAGCCGATCCCGTTCGAGCCGGTCGGCACGACCATTTCCGTCGAGGACGAGGGTGATGACGAGTCGCCGACGGAGACGCTCTCGCTCGTGGCGGGCGAGCAGGATGGCGAGCGGATCCCCGTCACGCTCGAGACGACGGTCGCGAATACGGCCGGCTACCAGGCCAACGTAACGTTCGACCCCGGGGTCGTCGAGGTCGCGTCCGTTTCGGGCGTCGACATGGCCGACCCGGTGACGAACGTCGACAACGAGTCGGGTTGGGTCTCCATCACGCAAAGCCAGGCCACGGGCGTCGACGCACCGACGCTCGCGACGATCGCGTTCGACGTCGTCGAGGCGGGCGAGACGGACCTCGAATTCGTCGAGGCGGACTCCCTCGTCAATAACGAGAGCGAACGGGTCCCAGTCGACTACAATGGAACGACCGTTTCCGTCGAGGAGGATTCGGACGACGGCGGTGGCGGCCCGACCCTCCCGCCGCCGACGCCCGACCCGGCCGAGTTCGAGTTCGAGATCCAGAAGGCCCCGGTCTCGACGCTTACGGTCGGCGAGTCGATCGAGGTGCCGGTGGCGGTCACCAACGTCGGCGAGGAGGCTGGCGAGTACGAACTGACGCTGGCGAACGAGTCGGCGGCGATCGTCACCGAAACGGTCTCGCTCGACGGCGGGGCGTCGACGACGGTCACGTTCGAGCACACGTTCGAATCGGCGGGAACGTACGCCCTGTCGCTCAACGACGAGTCGCTCGGATCGATCGAGGTCACGGAGTCGACGGACCGGTCGGACGAGAGCGACGACCGATCGGACGAGGGTGACGACGGAGCGTCGGACGGCGACCAGTCCGACGGTGGCGACGACGGAGCCGACGGTGCCGATGCCACGGGTCCCGACACCGGATCGGGCGACAGCATCCCCGGATTCGGCGTCGTGGCCGGGGTGACGGCCGTGCTCGCGTTCGCGCTGGTGACTCGACGACGATGA
- a CDS encoding cohesin domain-containing protein — protein sequence MWLPEFETMGRPSATRPAIVATIVLVSALLVVSPAGAVDERVDPASGEAAMERQSSNATLSLAVAERSSDRITVRLSTDATDVAGYGANVTFDPAALAVESVSGVDMSDPIVNRNNEAGWVFLTQSRARGVDQPTLAEITFSVRQPGETQLSFVDGASTVNNGQVPPEQIPVDPVGTTVSAGGAGDGADGGGSVGDGTDGGAGSTGDGSTGARIDEDAHFAVIPVLILVPTLIAICALFVASSLRRRF from the coding sequence GTGTGGCTACCCGAGTTCGAGACGATGGGCAGGCCGTCCGCGACACGACCGGCGATCGTCGCCACGATCGTGCTGGTGAGTGCGTTGCTGGTCGTCTCACCCGCCGGCGCGGTCGACGAACGGGTCGATCCGGCGAGCGGCGAGGCGGCGATGGAGCGTCAGTCGTCGAACGCGACGCTGTCGCTTGCGGTCGCCGAGCGAAGTAGCGATCGGATCACGGTTCGACTCTCGACGGACGCGACGGACGTCGCGGGTTACGGCGCGAACGTCACGTTCGATCCGGCTGCGCTCGCGGTCGAGTCGGTCTCGGGCGTCGACATGAGCGATCCGATCGTCAATCGCAACAACGAGGCGGGCTGGGTGTTTCTCACCCAGAGTCGGGCTCGCGGGGTCGACCAGCCGACGCTGGCCGAGATCACCTTCTCCGTTCGGCAACCGGGCGAGACGCAACTCTCGTTCGTCGACGGTGCCTCGACGGTGAACAACGGGCAGGTGCCGCCCGAACAGATTCCGGTAGATCCTGTCGGAACGACGGTCTCCGCCGGGGGTGCCGGCGACGGTGCCGACGGCGGTGGTTCGGTCGGCGACGGTACGGACGGGGGTGCCGGCTCGACCGGAGACGGCTCGACCGGTGCTCGCATCGACGAGGACGCCCACTTCGCGGTGATCCCCGTCCTGATCCTCGTCCCGACGTTGATCGCTATCTGCGCGCTGTTCGTCGCGTCGTCGCTTCGACGCCGATTCTGA
- a CDS encoding cohesin domain-containing protein, protein MVGAALGPVGGAVADRTDTIGAADGVAAVEAEQVDGTLSLVSGSSSDGSATVTLETDVEAVAGYQANVTFDPDVVQVESVSGVDMSDPVVNVDNEAGWVSFTQSQATSTEAPTLAEITFDVVESGETELAFVADDSLVNNESTMLAPELDGTTLEVDDSGDGLPGFGPLSALAAVCALLVAASARRD, encoded by the coding sequence TTGGTCGGAGCCGCGCTCGGCCCCGTCGGCGGGGCCGTCGCGGACCGAACGGACACGATCGGCGCCGCTGACGGGGTGGCGGCCGTCGAGGCCGAACAGGTCGACGGGACGCTCTCGCTCGTCTCCGGCTCGTCGAGCGACGGAAGCGCGACGGTCACGCTCGAGACCGACGTCGAAGCGGTTGCGGGGTACCAGGCGAACGTCACGTTCGATCCGGACGTCGTCCAGGTCGAGTCGGTTTCGGGCGTCGACATGAGCGATCCGGTCGTCAACGTCGACAACGAGGCGGGTTGGGTGTCGTTCACCCAGAGCCAGGCCACCAGTACCGAGGCGCCGACGCTCGCGGAGATCACGTTCGACGTCGTCGAATCGGGCGAGACGGAGTTGGCGTTCGTCGCCGACGACTCGCTCGTGAACAACGAAAGCACGATGCTGGCGCCCGAACTGGATGGCACCACGCTCGAGGTGGACGACTCGGGCGACGGCCTTCCAGGCTTTGGACCCCTCTCCGCGCTGGCCGCCGTTTGCGCGCTGCTCGTCGCCGCGAGCGCCCGTCGCGACTGA
- a CDS encoding cohesin domain-containing protein, translating to MEPDIRLSDASDAAGEQVTVELESDGADVWGYRAEISYDASVVDFVAASGVDLPDPQVTDESGTLDASASQSSGVGGPTLAELTFELTGSAGDSTQLSFDESNTELAAGDEIVQPSAYRAGTVDVGEGDPGECDLPGDVDGDGQVSSLDATKTQQQIAGLEPGNFDEACAVFNGDDQITPADVTPIHQTTVGTTV from the coding sequence TTGGAGCCGGACATCCGGCTGAGCGACGCTTCGGACGCGGCGGGCGAGCAGGTGACGGTCGAACTCGAATCGGACGGCGCCGACGTCTGGGGGTACCGGGCGGAGATCAGCTACGACGCGAGCGTCGTCGACTTCGTCGCAGCCTCGGGCGTCGATCTGCCCGATCCGCAGGTGACAGACGAGAGCGGGACGCTCGACGCGTCGGCAAGCCAGTCTTCGGGCGTCGGTGGGCCGACGCTGGCCGAGTTGACGTTCGAACTGACCGGTTCGGCGGGTGACTCGACGCAGCTGAGCTTCGACGAGTCGAACACGGAGCTGGCGGCTGGCGACGAAATCGTCCAGCCCTCGGCGTACCGCGCCGGTACGGTCGACGTCGGCGAGGGCGACCCCGGCGAGTGTGACCTCCCCGGTGACGTCGACGGCGACGGCCAGGTGTCGTCGCTCGACGCGACGAAGACCCAGCAGCAAATCGCGGGTCTCGAACCCGGCAACTTCGACGAGGCCTGTGCGGTTTTCAACGGTGACGACCAGATTACGCCGGCCGACGTGACGCCGATCCACCAGACGACCGTCGGCACGACGGTCTGA
- a CDS encoding S8 family serine peptidase → MNANTNRLLAIVLAALMLGAVFAPLGVATSGPVATSADDAIANSSTASIHESLETETGETELILLLPDIDEQVRQQSADAVVSALQSKADATQEPVLDALRSYDAVTVEKTFWIRNAIHVTADLDEVDLETLAEIDGIEAIEPNAETSLPEPVEVTEDVEPSGTAPTYGLEQINAPETWEDFGATGEGVRVVVADSGVAGDHPDIDMDDQDPWFDPEQGTSEPVDNHGHGTHVSGTVAGGDSSGTAIGVAPDAEIAGARACGQSCTVSNVIDSIQWAVDTDSDVVNLSLGFGLGSYADTVNNAMDAGTLIVASIGNSGEGTAGSPGAPWDSIASGATNENEDVTDFSGGQFLEEGDFNGNYLSHWPSDGYITPDIAAPGSQVLSAQPGGGYQEMSGTSMSSPHKAGAAAVILSANPDLGPYEVKDLMMETARKPDDWDPNSAQWYNPDTGRDSRYGTGIIDLYAAVEQAGGGGAQGTIEGTVTDESGAAIEGATVSAGTSSTQTDSNGEYELTVSADTHTVTAEASGYESSSQSVTVGEEETVRADFTLAEFEGYTVGVVSDGSYGSDVASMLEGEFGSDVMIESISSSEAIDSDHDVYVVQNIQNNAQAFYDATSGSDTGVVYLDQWSQDSSGPNGVEQLASVSSAVDGVSDDYQSGADGPYYAVQNSHPIVEGLGDSIEIHTSGDSDHAWATGTSYDVIADVEVDGSSVGTGLAVDESSSTVLATSSGLNEYVGSGDHTSDSVTLLANAVDYLASGEDDPEPEGSIQLSDASGSAGDEVTVTLSSDVADVSGYQAEINYDSSVVDFVSASGVDLDDPQVNDESGTLGLAVSGSSSVDAPAMAELTFELTGSAGDSTQLSFGESNTELAAGGEIVQPAEYLAGTVDVGEGDPGECDLPGDVDGDGQVSSLDATKTQQHIAGLDPGNFNENCADLDGDGQITPADVTAIHQTIVGMTA, encoded by the coding sequence ATGAACGCGAACACGAACCGGCTGTTGGCGATCGTGCTGGCCGCACTGATGCTGGGGGCGGTCTTCGCCCCGCTCGGTGTGGCAACTAGCGGTCCGGTCGCGACGTCGGCCGACGACGCGATCGCGAACTCGTCGACAGCCTCGATCCACGAATCGCTCGAAACCGAAACCGGCGAGACCGAACTCATCCTGCTCCTGCCCGATATCGACGAGCAGGTGCGCCAGCAATCGGCGGACGCGGTGGTCTCGGCGCTGCAGTCGAAGGCCGACGCCACGCAAGAACCGGTCCTCGACGCGCTCCGATCCTACGACGCCGTAACCGTCGAGAAGACCTTCTGGATCCGGAACGCGATCCACGTGACGGCCGACCTCGACGAAGTCGATCTCGAGACGCTGGCCGAGATCGACGGCATCGAGGCCATCGAGCCGAACGCCGAGACCTCCCTTCCAGAACCCGTCGAGGTCACCGAGGACGTCGAACCGTCGGGGACCGCCCCGACCTACGGGCTCGAGCAGATCAACGCGCCCGAGACGTGGGAGGACTTCGGCGCGACCGGCGAGGGCGTGCGCGTCGTCGTCGCCGACAGCGGGGTCGCCGGCGACCACCCCGATATCGACATGGACGATCAGGATCCGTGGTTCGATCCGGAACAGGGTACCTCCGAACCCGTCGACAATCACGGGCACGGCACGCACGTCAGCGGGACGGTCGCTGGCGGCGACTCCTCGGGGACGGCGATCGGCGTCGCGCCCGACGCGGAGATCGCCGGAGCGCGAGCCTGCGGCCAGAGTTGCACCGTCAGCAACGTCATCGACTCCATCCAGTGGGCCGTCGACACCGACTCGGACGTGGTCAACCTGAGCCTCGGCTTCGGCCTCGGCTCCTACGCCGACACGGTCAACAACGCGATGGACGCGGGCACGCTCATCGTCGCTTCGATCGGTAACTCGGGCGAGGGAACCGCGGGTTCGCCCGGTGCGCCGTGGGACTCGATCGCCAGCGGTGCGACCAACGAGAACGAGGATGTCACCGACTTCTCCGGCGGGCAGTTCCTCGAGGAGGGTGACTTCAACGGTAACTACCTGAGTCACTGGCCGTCGGACGGATACATCACGCCGGACATCGCCGCGCCCGGCTCCCAGGTGCTGAGCGCCCAGCCCGGCGGCGGCTACCAGGAAATGTCCGGGACGTCGATGTCCTCGCCGCACAAGGCCGGTGCGGCTGCAGTGATCCTGTCGGCCAACCCGGACCTCGGCCCCTACGAGGTCAAGGACCTGATGATGGAGACGGCCCGGAAGCCCGACGACTGGGATCCGAACAGCGCCCAGTGGTACAACCCGGACACCGGCCGCGACTCCCGCTACGGAACGGGGATCATCGACCTCTACGCGGCGGTCGAGCAGGCCGGCGGTGGCGGCGCCCAAGGGACGATCGAGGGCACGGTGACCGACGAGAGCGGCGCGGCCATCGAGGGCGCGACGGTCTCGGCGGGGACGTCGAGCACGCAGACGGACTCGAACGGCGAGTACGAACTGACGGTCAGCGCGGACACGCACACGGTGACGGCGGAGGCCTCGGGTTACGAATCCTCGAGCCAGTCGGTGACGGTCGGCGAGGAGGAGACGGTACGCGCCGACTTCACGCTGGCCGAATTCGAGGGTTACACCGTCGGCGTCGTCAGCGACGGCTCCTACGGTAGCGACGTCGCGAGCATGCTCGAGGGCGAGTTCGGCTCCGACGTGATGATCGAGTCGATCTCCTCGTCGGAGGCGATCGACAGCGACCACGACGTCTACGTCGTGCAGAACATCCAGAACAACGCGCAGGCGTTCTACGACGCGACGAGCGGTAGCGACACGGGCGTCGTCTACCTGGACCAGTGGAGCCAGGACAGCTCTGGCCCGAACGGCGTCGAGCAGCTCGCCTCGGTGAGCAGCGCGGTCGACGGCGTCTCGGACGACTACCAGAGCGGCGCGGACGGGCCGTACTACGCGGTCCAGAACTCGCACCCGATCGTCGAGGGTCTGGGCGACTCGATCGAGATCCACACCAGCGGCGACTCGGACCACGCCTGGGCGACGGGCACGAGCTACGACGTGATCGCCGACGTCGAGGTCGACGGTTCGTCCGTCGGGACCGGCCTGGCGGTCGACGAATCGAGTTCGACGGTGCTGGCGACGTCGTCGGGGCTGAACGAGTACGTGGGATCGGGCGATCACACGTCCGATTCGGTGACGCTGCTGGCGAACGCGGTTGATTACCTCGCGTCGGGCGAGGACGACCCCGAGCCGGAAGGCTCCATCCAGCTGAGCGACGCCTCTGGCAGCGCGGGTGACGAAGTGACGGTGACGCTTTCGAGCGACGTCGCGGACGTCTCGGGCTACCAGGCCGAGATCAACTACGACTCGAGCGTCGTCGACTTCGTGAGCGCGAGCGGGGTCGACCTCGACGACCCGCAGGTCAACGACGAGAGCGGGACGCTGGGCCTGGCGGTGAGCGGGTCGAGCAGTGTCGACGCGCCGGCGATGGCGGAACTGACGTTCGAGCTGACCGGCTCGGCGGGCGACTCGACGCAGCTGAGCTTCGGCGAGTCGAACACGGAACTGGCGGCTGGCGGCGAAATCGTCCAGCCGGCAGAGTACCTCGCCGGTACGGTCGACGTCGGCGAGGGCGACCCCGGCGAGTGTGACCTCCCCGGTGACGTCGACGGCGACGGCCAGGTGTCGTCACTCGACGCGACGAAGACCCAGCAGCACATCGCCGGCCTCGATCCGGGCAACTTCAACGAGAACTGTGCGGACCTGGACGGCGACGGTCAGATCACGCCGGCCGACGTGACGGCGATCCACCAGACGATCGTCGGCATGACGGCCTGA
- a CDS encoding S8 family serine peptidase, producing MTLNRTQIVAVLFAVLMAGAVFAPLGAASGGSVSSTALASDATATDTTPAQIDESLHNEEGETELMLFLSELPQTARQQSAEEFEATLKSHAETTQEPVLDSLDTLDAVQVEDTFWIRSAIKVTADLDQVDLETLASIEGVQSVEPHIMVDPPQPVEVTKNVEPSGSAPTYGLEQIRAPETWEEFGATGQGVRVVVADTGVDADHPDIDLADWYDPMTGSDTPSDSHGHGTHTSGTATGGDSSGTAIGVAPDAELAHVKVCGSSGCGGDAIMESFQIAIDTDSDVINLSLGGGVTGSYVDTVYNAMDSGVLVVSSIGNDGEGTAGSPGAVYDSIASGATNENEEVTSFSGGKTMSEGDFGGNWMDHWPSGEFITPDIAAPGAQITSAQPGGGYQEMSGTSMSSPHKAGAAAVILSANPDLGPWEVQDLMMETAWKPDSWDPNDAMAYNPDTGRDTRYGTGIIDLYAAVEQAGGGGAQGTIEGTVTDESGAAIEGATVSAGTSSTQTDSSGNYELTVSADTHTVTAEASGYESSSQSVTVGEEETVRADFTLAEFEGYTVGVVSDGSYGSDVASMLEGEFGSDVMIESISSSEAIDSDHDVYVVQNIQNNAQAFYDATSGSDTGVVYLDQWSQDSSGPNGVEQLASVSSAVDGVSDDYQSGADGPYYAVQNSHPIVEGLGDSIEIHTSGDSDHAWATGTSYDVIADVEVDGSSVGTGLAVDESSSTVLATSSGLNEYVGSGDHTSDSVTLLANAVDYLASGEDDPEPEGSIQLSDASGSAGDEVTVTLSSDVADVSGYQAEINYDSSVVDFVSASGVDLDDPQVNDESGTLGLAVSGSSSVDAPAMAELTFELTGSAGDSTQLSFGESNTELAAGGEIVQPSEYRAGTIDVSDGGAPPEGFIRVGDASAGEGGEVTVSLDTDLDNIAGYQAELNYDDSVVSFVEASGVDIADPTVNDEPGTLTLSASQTNGVDAPTLADLTFELTGSAGDTTTVSFNEDFTQLNTEDSVVQPADYIAGELSIEEGCGLMGDVDGDGQVTSLDATKTQQHIAGLDPGNFNEDCADLTEDGQITPADVTAIHQTIVGMTA from the coding sequence ATGACTCTGAATCGAACGCAGATCGTCGCGGTACTGTTCGCGGTCCTGATGGCAGGCGCCGTCTTCGCGCCGCTCGGAGCGGCGTCCGGGGGATCGGTTTCCTCGACGGCCCTGGCGTCGGACGCGACAGCGACCGACACGACTCCGGCACAGATCGACGAATCGCTTCACAACGAAGAGGGCGAGACCGAACTCATGCTGTTCCTGTCGGAACTCCCGCAGACGGCCCGACAGCAGAGCGCAGAAGAGTTCGAAGCAACGCTGAAGTCGCACGCGGAGACGACTCAGGAGCCCGTTCTCGACTCGCTGGACACGCTCGACGCCGTCCAGGTCGAGGACACCTTCTGGATTCGCAGTGCTATCAAGGTGACGGCTGACCTCGATCAGGTCGACCTCGAGACGCTGGCATCCATCGAGGGTGTCCAGAGCGTCGAGCCGCACATCATGGTCGATCCGCCCCAACCCGTCGAGGTCACCAAGAACGTCGAACCGTCGGGCTCCGCCCCGACCTACGGGCTCGAACAGATTCGCGCGCCCGAGACGTGGGAGGAATTCGGCGCGACCGGGCAGGGTGTCCGCGTCGTCGTCGCCGACACGGGCGTCGACGCCGACCACCCGGACATTGACCTCGCGGACTGGTACGATCCGATGACCGGTTCCGACACGCCGTCGGACAGTCACGGTCACGGCACCCACACCAGCGGCACGGCCACCGGTGGCGACTCCTCCGGAACGGCCATCGGCGTCGCTCCGGACGCGGAACTCGCACACGTGAAGGTGTGCGGTTCGTCGGGCTGTGGCGGGGACGCGATCATGGAGTCGTTCCAGATCGCGATCGACACCGACTCGGACGTCATCAACCTGAGCCTCGGCGGCGGGGTGACGGGTTCGTACGTCGACACCGTCTACAACGCGATGGATTCCGGCGTGCTGGTCGTCTCGTCGATCGGTAACGACGGCGAGGGAACGGCCGGCTCGCCCGGTGCGGTCTACGACTCGATCGCCAGCGGTGCGACCAACGAGAACGAGGAGGTCACCAGCTTCTCCGGCGGCAAGACGATGTCGGAGGGTGACTTCGGCGGCAACTGGATGGACCACTGGCCGTCCGGCGAGTTCATCACGCCGGACATCGCCGCGCCCGGTGCGCAGATCACGAGCGCCCAGCCCGGCGGCGGCTACCAGGAAATGTCCGGGACGTCGATGTCCTCGCCGCACAAGGCCGGTGCGGCTGCAGTGATCCTGTCGGCCAACCCGGACCTCGGTCCGTGGGAGGTCCAGGACCTGATGATGGAGACGGCCTGGAAGCCCGACTCCTGGGATCCGAACGACGCGATGGCGTACAACCCCGACACCGGCCGTGACACCCGATACGGCACGGGTATCATCGACCTCTACGCGGCGGTCGAGCAGGCCGGCGGTGGCGGCGCCCAGGGGACGATCGAGGGCACGGTGACCGACGAGAGCGGCGCGGCCATCGAGGGCGCGACGGTCTCGGCGGGGACGTCGAGCACGCAGACCGATTCGAGCGGTAACTACGAACTGACGGTCAGCGCGGACACGCACACGGTGACGGCGGAGGCCTCGGGCTACGAATCCTCGAGCCAGTCGGTGACGGTCGGCGAGGAGGAGACGGTACGCGCCGACTTCACGCTGGCCGAATTCGAGGGTTACACCGTCGGCGTCGTCAGCGACGGCTCCTACGGTAGCGACGTCGCGAGCATGCTCGAGGGCGAGTTCGGCTCCGACGTGATGATCGAGTCGATCTCCTCGTCGGAGGCGATCGACAGCGACCACGACGTCTACGTCGTGCAGAACATCCAGAACAACGCGCAGGCGTTCTACGACGCGACGAGCGGTAGCGACACGGGCGTCGTCTACCTGGACCAGTGGAGCCAGGACAGCTCTGGCCCGAACGGCGTCGAGCAGCTCGCCTCGGTGAGCAGCGCGGTCGACGGCGTCTCGGACGACTACCAGAGCGGCGCGGACGGGCCGTACTACGCGGTCCAGAACTCGCACCCGATCGTCGAGGGTCTGGGCGACTCGATCGAGATCCACACCAGCGGCGACTCGGACCACGCCTGGGCGACGGGCACGAGCTACGACGTGATCGCCGACGTCGAGGTCGACGGTTCGTCCGTCGGGACCGGCCTGGCGGTCGACGAATCGAGTTCGACGGTGCTGGCGACGTCGTCGGGGCTGAACGAGTACGTGGGATCGGGCGATCACACGTCCGATTCGGTGACGCTGCTGGCGAACGCGGTTGATTACCTCGCGTCGGGCGAGGACGACCCCGAGCCGGAAGGCTCCATCCAGCTGAGCGACGCCTCTGGCAGCGCGGGTGACGAAGTGACGGTGACGCTTTCGAGCGACGTCGCGGACGTCTCGGGCTACCAGGCCGAGATCAACTACGACTCGAGCGTCGTCGACTTCGTGAGCGCGAGCGGGGTCGACCTCGACGACCCGCAGGTCAACGACGAGAGCGGGACGCTGGGCCTGGCGGTGAGCGGGTCGAGCAGTGTCGACGCGCCGGCGATGGCGGAACTGACGTTCGAGCTGACCGGCTCGGCGGGCGACTCGACGCAGCTGAGCTTCGGCGAGTCGAACACGGAACTGGCGGCTGGCGGCGAAATCGTCCAGCCCTCGGAGTACCGCGCCGGTACGATCGACGTCTCCGACGGCGGCGCGCCGCCGGAGGGCTTCATCCGCGTGGGTGACGCGTCGGCCGGCGAAGGCGGCGAGGTCACGGTGTCGCTCGATACCGACCTCGACAACATCGCCGGTTACCAGGCGGAACTGAACTACGACGATTCGGTGGTCAGCTTCGTCGAGGCCTCGGGCGTCGACATCGCCGACCCGACGGTCAACGACGAGCCAGGCACGCTGACGCTGTCGGCGAGCCAGACGAACGGCGTCGACGCGCCGACGCTGGCCGACCTGACGTTCGAGTTGACCGGCTCGGCGGGCGACACGACGACGGTCAGCTTCAACGAGGACTTCACGCAGCTGAACACCGAAGATAGCGTGGTCCAGCCGGCCGATTACATCGCCGGCGAACTGTCGATCGAGGAAGGCTGTGGACTGATGGGCGACGTCGACGGTGACGGGCAGGTAACGTCGCTCGACGCGACGAAGACCCAGCAGCACATCGCCGGCCTCGATCCGGGCAACTTCAACGAGGACTGTGCGGACCTCACCGAAGACGGTCAGATCACGCCGGCCGACGTGACGGCGATCCACCAGACGATCGTCGGCATGACGGCCTGA